One genomic region from Drosophila subpulchrella strain 33 F10 #4 breed RU33 chromosome 2R, RU_Dsub_v1.1 Primary Assembly, whole genome shotgun sequence encodes:
- the LOC119550734 gene encoding uncharacterized protein LOC119550734 isoform X3 produces the protein MRLQSLPLLLLLTFIRLPPATPTSAPRPPPPHPRVRNHYANEDLGEGPPMPASLLLEELQQTSGQLINLTRQHDGDTFHTSGLSSACNADTCIGLSSGTASLVRLTGDGSGQGNDGLNPATSSLAGGQMELLTRRLKMQRGRGQMENLDGSGEAGCTCRCLPYQRAYREDLGICVDDIHECSLSPFVSGSSSEKIPFVFLPLKGQIIYPSREISFASIHTPVCAVTGAQYLGSNGWSDLRNPIDTDYPFRMFRDEGRSFLLWLGEADLRQKMQGRLIVVHLVCRDMTVAMNASSHVKGEPLMPPRNVHSPCVAFRVNGSPVKYAHNVPEVFFQPANSTTLASTSDGMTMREYVVIGICSLLLGLIYVASVFLYLYMKKRKRHNSRHSLDNLTNDINYPKNDQVTYGAPFSRVGSIYSSNSMGLGNGNESNTRTSIGSLKEDMGIVKNNPLLQHFPQLSEREHNSGFASDISNSNSECEMEEKIKLSKSPKPAGGADNAAMDVDDFLQDNECLPAENVAVIDELMTEEKLENLRAMVSGNVRKKLYFNPAYFEPHLLAEPPQAAIEFLQKIREVIAIAKYKMASKRYQPSLNIIPEELHPDSSSSSPTMFNIPLQQSLATKGMGDKRNSIEQWLQSVPNSDATPAQKTLDRPAPPTTAKKASGSPNKGSLRKGITAPKEKPPPPPMQKSKTEEGSGKSNSPGLPPGMQSSRSPGKNSPEQSPTQPKTSVGGSYEGFSAFSVAANVYGFAETGGEIYNNPKFMLADSPAGSLRSASSRSKSLRKRSEVLEQFAAANSTPTSLTSFDRQHYNMLRNMKPAEVIYDSLKREYTAHIPTPDYDSTIEKRIKDIYSSTQSSIPSVPTPDYSSLSRKSLKQFQPDSPIYRRKSPQYLIVDYETDSLERLEPNKRKSSHSSSSPSSDVSSQLSPSLSTALPLEEEMEISHTVYDRLDGFRKEGEMKKRLAAKHQHPHPGQQQQRQKEAAARIKYDTPFRGSMTIEVEHEPPSDLERTDSDQFEPDTLDRKPKKQSFCDISAWDGHKPMDTDFSQINSLPDLSRQLSPAPSQAIKPRTASFILRSSNSFRNLREIYESPLIVQENIKCEKKVPQTPEEEGRILTLEAKHSRRQRLMETSPTHSVVDVTKVNKTTITISSPKPSDKPPPPARPKANQHYCPPLVHGKRPLPPPPPNSSEHSGAQEEDAYSLHSEITEVTGISEFENSCNNTMSSAISATTEERTHTKGSKTAKVSGKSPEEDYEGIYNKKINSLRNDYSLTKYLNRRKSQREEASKGGPDSPKDVTTEPEFSSGNKNLKEVVDLAQFDALSISSRSNRSSGHLSERTKEMYRNAGVPVGIAYPQRAASSSGSATSGGNVQTVYRCEIEQAQITAGMQIAIGLKDRAKKAKDLKNAWRKFVTMAANKFSPSQSPAPTYGSKNASGFLEDDGIASIIEDAAQSAGMGQPGSQTYYEQRFGQLDSGYMSTDSTELYKRNVYDRYNFKMMSGRGQIIRVDTIEDNEEESGPNDNRFEDLEHMVSPGHSRRSPENMAVVPGDLSDADSDRTLTRSHSQTNSQERNVRGSTTTMSSYSSDENGRGHSTCCGSSETDEETNAEDMWESGAESIETHSVLYKMIRKS, from the exons ATGCGGCTCCAATCCTTACCGCTGCTCCTTCTGCTCACTTTCATCCGCCTCCcgcctgccacgcccacctcgGCACCCCGACCCCCGCCCCCACATCCGAGGGTGAGGAACCACTATGCCAACGAAGATCTCGGCGAGGGTCCACCGATGCCGGCCAGCCTGCTGCTGGAGGAACTGCAGCAGACCAGCGGGCAGCTCATCAATCTGACACGACAGCACGACGGCGATACCTTCCACACGAGCG GTTTGAGCAGTGCCTGCAATGCGGACACCTGCATCGGACTCTCGAGCGGCACAGCATCGCTGGTGCGTCTGACCGGCGATGGAAGCGGTCAAGGCAACG ACGGACTCAATCCGGCGACCTCCTCTCTGGCCGGCGGTCAAATGGAGCTTCTGACCCGCCGCCTCAAGATGCAAAGGGGTCGTGGCCAAATGGAGAACCTAGATGGGAGTGGCGAAGCCGGATGCACCTGTCGATGTCTTCCCTATCAAAGGGCCTATCGGGAGGATCTGGGCATCTGCGTGGACGACATCCAtg AGTGCTCCCTGTCGCCTTTCGTGAGTGGTTCCTCCTCGGAAAAGATACCCTTTGTCTTCCTGCCGCTCAAGGGTCAGATCATCTATCCCAGCAGGGAGATCAGCTTTGCCA gCATTCACACACCCGTTTGCGCTGTAACCGGCGCCCAGTATCTGGGTTCCAATGGCTGGTCGGATCTGCGGAATCCCATAGACACCGACTACCCATTTCGAATGTTCCGGGATGAGGGACGCAGCTTCCTCTTGTGGTTGGGAGAAGCCGATCTTCGCCAGAAAATGCAGGGTCGCCTAATTGTGGTGCATCTGGTGTGTCGCGATATGACGGTGGCAATGAATGCTAGTAGTCACGTGAAGGGCGAACCACTCATGCCTCCCAGAAATGTTCATTCGCCCTGTGTTGCCTTCCGGGTGAATGGCAGTCCCGTAAAATATGCCCACA ACGTTCCCGAGGTCTTCTTTCAACCAGCCAACTCCACAACTTTGGCCTCCACTTCCGATGGAATGACCATGCGGGAGTATGTCGTCATTGGCATCTGCAGTCTGCTCTTGGGCCTCATCTATGTGGCCTCAGTGTTTCTATACCTTTACATGAAAAAGCGAAAGCGACACAATTCTCGGCATTCTCTAGATAACCTGACGAATGATATCAACTATCCCAAAAACGATCAAGTAACCTATGGAGCGCCTTTTAGCCGGGTCGGTAGTATATACTCATCCAATAGCATGGGTCTGGGTAATGGGAATGAGTCCAATACTCGCACCAGTATCGGCAGCCTCAAGGAGGATATGGGTATTGTGAAAAATAATCCCTTGCTGCAACATTTCCCCCAGCTGAGCGAAAGAGAGCACAACTCCGGTTTTGCCAGCGATATTTCGAACTCGAACTCTGAGTGCGAAATGGAGGAAAAGATCAAG CTTAGTAAGTCACCAAAACCAGCGGGTGGTGCGGATAATGCGGCAATGGATGTGGATGACTTCCTGCAGGATAACGAGTGCCTGCCCGCTGAAAATGTGGCCGTCATTGATGAACTCATGACCGAGGAAAAGCTGGAGAATCTGCGTGCCATGGTCAGTGGAAATGTGCGCAAGAAGCTCTACTTCAATCCGGCCTATTTTGAGCCTCATTTACTGGCG GAACCGCCTCAAGCTGCCATCGAGTTTCTGCAGAAGATTCGCGAGGTAATCGCCATTGCCAAGTACAAGATGGCCTCGAAGCGATATCAACCCTCTCTGAACATAATTCCCGAGGAGCTGCACCCGGATTCCAGTTCCAGTTCACCCACCATGTTCAACATTCCGCTGCAGCAAAGTTTGGCGACCAAGGGAATGGGCGACAAGCGGAACAGCATTGAGCAATGGCTGCAAAGTGTACCCAATTCCGATGCGACTCCGGCTCAAAAGACCCTCGACAGACCTGCTCCACCGACGACTGCAAAGAAGGCATCCGGATCGCCCAATAAGGGCTCCCTGAGAAAGGGTATAACTGCACCCAAGGAGAAACCACCGCCGCCTCCTATGCAGAAATCTAAAACAGAAGAAGGTTCTGGGAAGTCCAACTCGCCAGGTCTGCCTCCTGGTATGCAGTCCAGTCGTAGCCCCGGTAAAAACAGTCCGGAACAGTCGCCTACCCAACCGAAGACATCCGTGGGCGGGTCTTACGAGGGCTTCTCCGCCTTTTCCGTGGCTGCCAATGTCTATGGATTTGCAGAGACTGGTGGGGAAATCTACAACAATCCCAAGTTCATGCTGGCCGACTCACCAGCGGGGTCCTTACGCAGTGCCTCCAGTCGCTCCAAGTCGCTGAGGAAGCGCAGCGAGGTCCTGGAACAGTTCGCCGCCGCCAACTCGACGCCCACCTCGCTAACCTCCTTCGACCGGCAGCACTACAATATGTTGAGGAACATGAAGCCGGCGGAGGTTATCTACGATTCCCTGAAACGGGAGTATACTGCGCATATCCCAACGCCCGATTATGATAGCACCATTGAGAAGCGGATCAAGGACATCTATAGCAGCACACAGAGCAGCATTCCATCGGTGCCCACTCCGGATTATAGCTCCCTCAGCCGCAAATCCCTCAAACAGTTCCAACCAGATTCTCCGATTTATCGAAGAAAGTCCCCGCAATATCTGATTGTGGACTACGAGACGGATAGCCTGGAACGTCTTGAGCCTAATAAGCGCAAGAGCTCTCATTCCTCCAGTTCACCATCCTCCGATGTGAGTTCCCAGCTGAGTCCCAGTTTGAGCACAGCTCTGCCACTCGAGGAGGAAATGGAGATCAGTCACACCGTCTACGATCGCCTGGACGGATTTCGCAAGGAGGGCGAGATGAAGAAGCGTCTGGCTGCGAAGCACCAGCATCCACATCCtgggcaacagcaacagaggCAAAAGGAGGCGGCGGCTCGCATCAAGTACGACACCCCCTTTCGGGGCAGCATGACCATCGAGGTGGAGCACGAGCCCCCCTCCGATCTGGAGCGCACGGATAGCGATCAATTCGAGCCGGACACCCTAGATCGCAAGCCCAAGAAGCAGAGCTTTTGCGACATTTCAGCCTGGGATGGCCACAAGCCAATGGACACGGACTTCAGTCAGATCAACTCCTTGCCCGATTTAAGTCGCCAGTTGAGTCCTGCCCCCAGTCAGGCCATTAAGCCAAGGACCGCCTCCTTTATCCTGCGATCCAGTAACTCATTTCGGAACTTGAGGGAGATCTATGAGTCACCGCTGATCGTCCAGGAGAACATCAAGTGCGAGAAGAAAGTGCCACAGACACCAGAAGAAGAGGGTAGGATTCTAACCCTGGAGGCCAAGCACTCTCGTCGCCAACGCCTCATGGAGACCTCACCCACCCACTCGGTGGTGGATGTGACAAAGGTGAACAAGACCACCATCACGATTTCATCACCCAAGCCGTCGGATaagcctcctcctcctgcccGACCCAAGGCCAATCAGCATTACTGTCCACCACTGGTGCATGGTAAGCGACCACTGCCACCACCGCCGCCAAACTCATCGGAGCATTCGGGAGCCCAAGAGGAAGATGCCTACAGCCTGCACAGTGAAATCACAGAGGTCACTGGGATCTCGGAATTCGAGAACTCGTGCAACAACACCATGTCCAGTGCTATATCGGCGACCACTGAGGAGAGAACCCATACAAAAGGTTCCAAGACTGCCAAAGTCAGTGGTAAATCACCGGAAGAGGACTACGAAGGGATATACAATAAGAAGATCAACAGCCTGCGCAACGACTACAGTCTGACCAAGTATCTCAATCGGCGGAAGAGTCAGCGGGAGGAGGCCTCGAAAGGTGGTCCAGACTCACCCAAGGACGTGACCACCGAGCCGGAGTTCAGCAGCGGCAATAAGAACCTCAAGGAGGTGGTGGATCTCGCCCAGTTCGATGCCTTGTCCATTAGCTCCCGTTCCAATCGGAGCAGTGGTCATCTTTCAGAGCGCACCAAGGAGATGTATCGGAATGCAGGAGTGCCCGTGGGCATTGCCTATCCCCAGCGGGCGGCCAGTAGTTCTGGAAGTGCTACTTCCGGCGGAAACGTACAAACCGTCTACCGCTGCGAGATCGAACAGGCCCAAATCACGGCTGGAATGCAGATTGCCATCGGACTGAAGGATCGCGCCAAGAAGGCCAAGGATTTGAAGAATGCTTGGCGAAAGTTTGTGACCATGGCGGCCAATAAGTTCAGTCCCAGCCAGAGTCCAGCGCCAACGTATGGCAGCAAAAATGCCTCCGGTTTTCTGGAGGATGACGGCATCGCCTCCATCATCGAGGATGCTGCTCAGTCGGCTGGAATGGGACAACCCGGTAGCCAGACGTATTACGAACAGCGTTTCGGACAACTGGACAGCGGCTATATGAGCACCGATTCCACGGAGCTGTACAAGCGAAATGTCTACGATCGGTACAACTTTAAGATGATGTCCGGTCGGGGACAGATCATACGGGTGGACACCATCGAGGACAACGAAGAGGAGAGCGGACCAAACGACAATCGTTTCGAAGACCTCGAGCACATGGTTTCCCCTGGTCATAGTCGTCGATCGCCGGAGAACATGGCAGTGGTTCCAGGCGATCTCAGCGATGCGGATTCCGATAGGACTCTCACTCGTTCCCACTCCCAAACGAATTCCCAGGAGCGAAATGTGCGGGGTAGCACCACCACCATGTCGTCCTATTCCTCGGATGAAAATGGACGCGGACACAGCACCTGCTGCGGATCCTCGGAAACGGACGAGGAGACCAACGCGGAGGACATGTGGGAGTCCGGGGCGGAGAGCATAGAAACGCACTCCGTGCTCTACAAGATGATAAGGAAGAGTTAG